CCATTCAAGGATGCAGAAGCCTCCATAACCAACACCTTTGAAGGCCTCCCTCCCTTTGATACTTACATACTGGGGATCAGATTTCAGCATGAGTGTTGAGAGTGATATAAATACTCAGGCTCATTAGTTATAGAGTGTAGCTTCAGTAGGAAAAGTTAGCCCTTTTCAAAAAGGATATAGATTTAAACCAGCAATTCAGGTGTTAGTTGACCTTCATGTCTGTAATTTAAAGCATATTCCAAATGATTTTAACATATATATCCAATTTAGggctgtgatttttaaaaacaagggcCAGGCCTGATGGCACAcatgtttaattccagcacttaagaggcataggcatgtggatctctctgagtttgagaccagcctggtctacagaatgagttccagggcatccagggctacacagagaaaccatgtctcaaaaaaaaagaaaaaaaagaaaaaaagaaagaaagaaagaaaagaaaagaaaatagaaacagttacAGTTTTAACATATTAAAGGTCTCAGTTCAATACTAGAGCTGTGGTTTTATTCCTGTCTGAGTAATGGTTGATGACCGAGATGCTGCAGTGGGAAACTAGGACAGATGGCAAGGAGGAGCCATATGGTCCAGGATCTGAATAAAGCAAACTGTGTATGTTGAGTAGAGGCGAAGGGAGTGCAGAGGCAGTAATAAAACCCAGGGTTCTATAAGGAGCAGAACTGAGGGACAGAGAGTGTTTGCTTTGTTAGATTGCCTTATAGGATGTAGTCCGTTAGTCCAACGATTGGTCATCTCATAGTGGAGAGGATGAGAATTGGGTAGTTGTTCAGTCTGCAGGCTGGTGACTGTCTCAGCAGTCTCAGTCTGGAAGATCCATGGAGAGCTGCCTGACTTCACATCGGCATTCCAAAGGAGTTGTTTGTAACACTGGTGAAGAAACAGCAACAGTAACAGAATAGGAAGACTTGCCGTTAagagtgaggacaagcaggcaaaagcaGTTTTCTTCTTCATGTGTTTTTATCTGGGCTGTCACCAGGGAGATGTTGCCTGCATTTGgggctgggcagggcagggctgggctgggggggtgggggctgtgtCTTCCTGTTTCAAATAATCTGATGGAAGGAAATTCCTCACATTCCCAGCACCTCCTTGGTAGCTCACAAGTgtccatgactccagtttcatGACGTCTTATACCTTCTTCATGCCTCCAATGGGCACTGCATGAGCATGACACAGAAATACGTGTGgtcaaaatgcccatacacaggaaataatttttaagaaaaagaagggacttGAGAGATGCCCTTTTAGCCTCTGcagaaaaacacccatacacattaaaataaatatataaataaaactaatgGTGATAGTAAAACCCCTCACAGGAGTACCACAGTTTACCACCAGTAAAACTGAAGTTTCCAGTTTGTACAGCTTACATGTCCCTTGCAAAGGCCAGGGAGGTGGGTAGAAGCAGCAggagcctggtgacctgaatgtGGAAAGCTGGGTGTGATGTCCCTCTAGCCCCTATGTGTTGGGGCACATGTAAACACAAATATGTCTACCTACCTActtacacacaaatgcatgtctttttaaaaatgtaccaaGCTTGGGACTAGAAAAGTATTTTAgatttgagggttttgttttttttttttttttcaaattccagAAGTGCTTTGGATTTCAAATTTTGAGGTTAGCTCACGGACCTGCATATATCACTCAACATTTTACCCATTTTTAAATTCACTTATTAAATTGCTGTGATCATTTGGATATTAAACTGCTGTGATAGTTTGGATGTGATTGGCCCTCATAAAGTCATAGGGAGtgactcttaggaggtgtggttttgttggagtagatttggtcttgctggaggaagtgtgccactgtagggatgggttttgaggtctcgTATATGCCCAAGCCACACTGACTGCctcagtccatttcctgttgcctgcaagatgtaggactctcagctacttctccagtaccatgtctgcctgcgtactgccatgtgccaccatgacgatggactaaacctctgaaactgtaagcaaccccaattaaatgttttcctttataagagatgctgtggttatggtgtctcttcacagcaacagtaaccctaagatAACCGCCAATGGAATCTCAGCCTGAAATAGAACCCCCGTCTGCCCTCTTAATCCTAAACCTCTGTGCCTTATATTTCATGTCCTAAGAAATGGCTCCATGATTCACCTAGTTGTCCAAGCCCAAGGCCTCCTGTTTCACTCTCATGCATTTGACTTTCCCTTACCTCTCCAAAGGATTAGCAGAGCTGCTCGATTCCTTTTTTCTAGAAATGCTTGGAATCTGTTTCTGCCCATCAACCTTGCCAGTATAGTTAGAACAGCGGCGTGCTCTGCTTACAGTTCCGCAGTGGCCTTCCTGTAGTATTTCTATCCCTGTTCaatctgggtgtggtagcacatgcctttaatggcAGGCTGAAGAAGTCTGATCTCTGAgataggccagtctggtctacatagtggagctccagagcagccagggtcATAAtaagcccctgtctcaaaacaaaaacagcagcaaacaaTAGAAATCACTAAAGCAAAATATGTTGAAAACTGCAATCTAGAAACTactttatttcaataaaatattatttcaaaagtaaaagaatattATCTTGCttttatcaaaaataaagaacTTCCAAAATACTTTGCAAATTAATTGCTAAGAATGacagtagatttttttttgtaactgttcTAAAGTGTCAGCTCCAGGTAGCTCATTAGAAAACAAGGCAAGGCTAAGGGAGTCAGGCTGTTCACTAGAAAGATGTTTGGATTTAGTCCTCAGcaagccaaagaaaaagaaagaaagaaaacatttaaaggagATCATTGAATTTACTTTGAAAACCTTCATgttcaaataaaacacaatttgaTAAATACTTAGAAAGTTTATGTCACTTTGGAAACTGTTCAGCCCCTAGAAGAGAGTTTAGAAAGTAAACAGTTTATCTTAACtccaacacaaagaaaaaaataaaacagctataACCAAATATTCCTCAGTAAAGTGAATTCAAGGATTTCTATATGATTGAGACAACCTAGCATCTAGTGTTAACTCAGGAAAGCCGCTGATTGGGCAGAGAAGCCCTAAGACAGGAAGAGAACGATTTCTCTTAAAAATGCAAGGCTTCTTCCTATTACCAAACCCAGTACCTACCTTGTCCATCAATCAGGGTACGGTAAAGTGGGCACTTGGCTTCTGTTCTTCTGTGAGAACAAGCATTTGGAGACTTACTACAAATGCAGCTGCTgaactgggtgctgggaagcacaCCCTGCTGTCCCAGATACCCAAGAGGCTAACCtggaaaatataacaaaatcCCATCCCCAAaacagggttagagagatggtccagcaggtaaaagcactggctgctcttgcagaggaccctggttaggttcccagaacccacgtgttagctcacaaccatctgtaactccagctccaggggatccaacagcctCTTCAGCCTCTCAAATGTAGGGCTTATACATAAACATGCAGTCATACATttgtacatgtaaaataaatattgctAGGGATATGTAGCTTGATGGTACTTATTGCCTAGtagtatgtgtgaggccctaggctTGATCCCTAGCACTTTGCAGAGTAGAAAGCAAAAGGGTCACAGCAACAAATATACTTCATAATGTGTACATTTGACTTGATCATCCCAGGAATTTAGCCTATGAAAATCAGGCTGTTACAAGGTAGTGTTAAGTCCTTTATGCTCTTGTTAGGGAACAAGTTTACAGGGCAGGTACAGTTATAATCCACTTTTTCTAATGAGGATCTAAATCTTCATAGATGTTAACCTATGCTCAGGATTACACAATGGAGAAATAACCAAGCCAGGGTCTAGTAGCAGTCCCCGATTCTCATACGACGTTGTATTCTTGCCATGTGTGCCAAGTTAGCCCATAAGGGCATACATTTCatagctgtgatgaaacagctCCAGATAAGTAAGCAGTGCAGTTACTAAGAACAATGTTATAGAACTTTGATAAAGGAAATATTAATGAGacaatattaaatttttatactGGTTCTAATTTtatcaaaccaaagcaaaatacTCCCCCTGAtcttaccgtgtgtgtgtgtgtgtgtgtgtgtgtgtgtgtgtgtgtgtacataaagcAAAGTCCTTTGGGAGCCACATCTACTCTGAGGCATCTCATTCTTGCCTCTGGCGTCTCTCTTTCTAACACCTTTTTGGTCTGAGGgttttgtcttggtttggtttttgagacaggtttctctggctgtcctggaactcactgtgtagatcaggttggcctcggaACTATATAGATCCGCCTCCTAAGTgccggaattaaaggtgtgggacacCACCACCCACCCTATTTAAACAATCTTAAGCACCACTtctgcttcaaaaataaataaataaataataaaagaaaggaagattatCAAAACACTGACAatggtttctatttttatatatgtagaatacatattttttatattttaaaaccattaaaatttaaaatgtttcatatgTAGGAAGTAGTGTTATAATGTTATATACTTAGAATAATTAAATGAACATCCCTCCACTGGACTTCACCAAAGAAGTAGCATGTTACTAATTACTGATGTCTCTAGGTACCTCCCTCTTTGTTCCCTCCCAGAGGGAAGACTGGGCGTTCTGAATTTGTATTTGTGATCCCAAAGTTTTattgtacatgtatgtatctctAATACTTATTAGTTCGATATGTCTGTGATCTTTATGTAAATGGTGTCATTCATCTTCCCTGTTCAGTTGTAAGGATTTATAACATTTCATTTACTCTGAATATATTAACAGTTGGTTTACCTGGCATTTCTGCTTCTTTAATAGGTGGATATTTGGTTGTTTATATgttggtgggttttgttgttgttgtttggctagTAAGAATATTCTCATATGTCCGGATACTCACATGTCAAAGTGTCTCTTAAGCTAGACCTGGTAACAAAGGTTTGTGATCCTagctgctcaggaggctgagacagaagggtgGGTTCAAGGCCTGcacaacttagtgagacctgtcttaaaataaaaaggggggaaggTGGGAGAATGACACTCAgctgtagagcacttgcctaacatgcatgaccTACACGCCATCTCCGGCACTGCAAAAGCAGAAACCAAGCAAGCTGTCTCTCAGATGTGAGTGTATCACAGCAATTGCTGAATGTCAAGATATTTGTATTTTCATCTCTAATGGTTATACATAAGCATTCCCAACATGACCATGGCACTAAAAATACTGAAATACAGAGATTAACAAGTGATTTTCATGTCATGTCACTATTAAATAATGTGCTTGCACCTGAAACTGCTGCCTTAGAACTGTCCTTTAGGAACACAAATCATGTGGGCTCCTATTGACGTGTGCTTGTGTCCTTGCAGATATGCCAACAGTAGCCTCATAAAGTACATGGAGAAACACAAGGTCAAACCTGACAGCAAGGTGTTCCTCCTGGTAGGTGCTCCCCACTGACACCAGGGTGTTCCTCCTGGGAGGTGCTTCTCTCCCCCACTGAAACCTGGTCAGCATAGCTCTCCTCTTGTCCTGTTTACTGTGGAATTGTCCCAGCTAGTCTTCCttttgaaagagagagggagagagagtttaATTAATTGTTGGATgctttagaaattaaatatcatTCTATTGAGAATCATCCTTGACTTCTAGTCTTAATGTCTTACATGATTCATGTCAGAAAAAGACTTTTAAGGGGCCTTAATGGTCATTTCATAAATGTGTGTAGAGTACTAATGGTGCAGCTGGATACAATGGTGtgagggctagcaagatggctcagtgggaaagggcACATGCCGCCAAGTGTTGACAGCTTGGGTTTGACCCGAAATTCCTGGGACCCGTTTGAATGAACTTACTCTAAACACATGGACGCGCACTCACGTGTGTGCGCATCAGTGTGTAAAAGATGTATTTAATGGTTGATTATGTCAGACATTAATACAGAAGTCAGGTAGGTGACTTGTCAGCAACCTTTTCATGTACTGTCTTGTTCCTTACTTGTTGCTAGCTTCAGAAACTCCTCACCATGGATCCCACGAAGAGGATCACCTCAGAGCAGGCTCTGCAGGACCCTTACTTTCAGGAGGACCCCTTGCCCACGTTAGAGTATGTACCGTTCCTTTTCTCTGGTCTTTTGTTTCAAATTGAAGATGTTGGCTGCTGCAAAGTGCTGGGAGCACTTGCCTGACATGTTCTGCTTTGCTCATGACGACTGCACAGAGAAAATTGTTGacaaaagtttctgtcccacttggTCCTACAGCtgttagtcccaaataaatgcacagaggtttatattgattataaactgtttggctgatggctcaggcttcttattggctagctctcttttaattattaacccatacctattaatctatgtatttccatgtggacGGAGAATGCCCAGGGGTCCTACCTTTCTAAGTAGCTGCATGGTGTCTCCTTTTCAACTTATTCTCTgaattcctcttcccagcattcttctagtctggtagccccacctatacttcctgcctggctatatgcTGCCTGACCATTGGCcgaaacaactttattcatcaaccagtaagagaaacatatattcataacatacagaaggacttcccccatcataaaATCTCCTCAGAGAAAGGCTGCACCAGCTTCCTAGATGAACCCCAGAGCAGAACAGGTGAAACTCAAGCACCAGGTTGCAAGACGAGAGGTTAACCGATGGAATGGTGCACGTGACAGCCTGCAGACACCTCTCCCCCTTCCAAACGTGTGCTCTGGGCTTGTATATATTAGAAACACTTTTTCCCCCCTGGGTGGGAGACTTGCTTTCATGTTGAAGCAATTACAAAGTCAGTTTAGTTTGATGCTGATGGAGTTCTGTGTCATTCGTGTGAGCCTGCTGACGGTGACAGTGGCAATCAGGCATATGGGGACTTGCTCCTTCCTTACTGCTTAAATTGTTTGGAATGTGTCCAGCAAACACCAGCCACAATAAAGAGTAGGATGtaagttaataaataataaaaagtaaaattttaaggtAAGGTGATAGAATTACAGATTTTAGGTATTGacatgtatttcttttaaatggtTTTAGTGTGTTTGCTGGCTGCCAGATTCCATACCCCAAAAGAGAGTTCCTTAATgaagatgaaccagaagagaaggGTGATAAGGTATAATCTTCCTGCATCACTGACTTGGAGAGCGTAAAAGCAGCACAAGGATAATTGAGGGAATAATTTggtgatctctgtgtgttcgccACCTTTTATCTAACTCATTTTTACTTTGCTCTTTGTGGAGGTTTGGAGGCTGAAGATGTACTATGAAGTTTAAACTGAACTTCCTGTTTTGTCTTAGCCCATTCTGTTCCTAGTTCTTCCTAATTTTGTTTGTCCAGTGTCATCTCCACCCTGCTTTGCTTTGTGGGCATCACTCCATTCCTTTATGTCACTTGAGTATATTAGCCACTCCCCACTGCTCTGTTTTGCAGAGCCCTGACTGAAAGGACTTCTAGTTGCTTTAAGGAGTGTGATGGCATTTCCAATGTGCCTTGTGGTACCCACTGAAATAAATGTCTGTTTGATTTGGAGATGCTGCATGCTCTAAATGAACTTCAGAGAGTATTACTCTTCAGAGATCACTATGTAAATCTTTGGGAATGGTGTATTTTGGAGGTTACCCATCCCTAATCATTCTAGTCAACTCATGTGACCAGGTTATACCCTAGGTATGTCACAGTCATGGGTGTCAAGTAGTGAAATGAATTTCCCATTCATCTGGCTTCACAGTAAAATTTTGGATCTttctctcccctgctccccttcCCCTAAAAGAATCAGCCACAGCAGCAGAACCCACATCAGCAGCCCACAGCCCCCCCACAGCAGACAGCAGCCCCAACACAGGCCCCTCCACCACAGCAGAGCAGTGCCCAAACCAATGGGACTGCAGGGGGagctgccgccgccgccgccggtGCTGGAGCAGGGCTGCAGCACAGCCAGGACTCCAGCCTGAATCAGGTGCCTCCAAACAAGAAGCCCCGGATTGGGCCTTCTGGTGCAAGCTCAGGCGGGCCTGTTATGCCGTCAGATTATCAGGTACTCCCTGCCTGCTCCTTTCTGATGGGAATGCATTTTATGGAATGGgaaattgacttttaaaaaatccttttagatttatttaaataGTTCTTAGCTCCAAAATCTGATATGAAAACTAGATATTtctaggccgggcgttggtggtgcacacctttaatcccagcactcgggaggcagaggcaggtggctctctgttagttcgagaccagcctggtctccagagcaagtgccaggataggtgccaaagctacacagagaaaccctgtctcaaaaaaacaaaaaaagaaagaaaagaaaagaaaactagataTTTCTGGTGTTAAATGAAATCCCGGGAAGATTTTTAATCACTTTTCATGCAGTCATGAGGTATTTTGTATTGTGACTTGTTTATCATGGACACcccaaggagagaaagggaggcaggaggctccTTAAAGAAAATGTCAGTACATCCATGTCAGCCACAGACTGGGTAAGTGTCTTACTCGGACAAAATCAATAGCACTTAGAAAAAGATCTTGAGAAAAATTGTTCCTACTGGAGGAAATAGTCAGTAGCCACATAGACATGGGAGATGGATGATAAAGGCTGAGCAACAGTTCTCAGAAACAATTGATGTCAGACTAAAGTTGTTTTAGCACTAGATAATACTTTGGGTgtaaagacaaaaaggaaattaGCTGTACTACTAATTTAGGAAACTAAAGGAAAAATACTTTCCCTCACATCTGATTCTTGGATTTATAAGGAGTAAAGtatctttagatttgttttattacactcttcaaaattaaaaagccatttttaacagtgtcatgttttgtttttgtttttgtttttgtttttatatttgattCTGAATTACTTACACCTTGTTTTATTCAGCACCAGATTGAATTATTCTGTGAGGAAACTCTGCCTTGTTTAGTTTCCATGTATGGGGTTTCAATATAAGCAAGTATGATGAATACTTCAAAAAAGGAGCATGGTATGGTGGTTCACCCTGGAATCTTGAGCACATCAGAGGATGAGGCAGATAGACTGTGGGGAAGTCCCAGGGCCAGTCTGgcctatgtagtgagttctagtcAGCCCTGCCttaaaacaaccacacacacacacacacacacacacacacacacacacacacacacacacacacacactcactcacatactcacacaccacagacacacacacacacacacacacacacacacacaccagacgaAGAAGAAAAGGATgtgcatttttttctctattgaaaaagaaaatattgtcgTTAAAAAAGTTGTTTTAGCACAAGGTTTATCCTAGGCTGAAAACTTGTCTGCTGATCTCTTGAGACCTTTGCTGTAAGCAAActgctttatttaatttttaggtgGGAAGTAGGATTTATTGGTGAGAATGTTCGTTTTGAATATTACCTGAAGTTTATAATAACTATTGTTTACCAAATTGTTTTGTTGTCAGATCTTAGTCATGTAAAAGGTTAATCCCTTCTGCCTGTTTTTAAACCAGTATAGCTCACCCTCCCCACTACACAGCCAAATTCAGTGCCATCCAGGGTACTTACAGCCTAAGCTGCTATTTCAGATAAGCAGAACATGTCAACTGCTATGGATCTGAGCCAGGAGCCTTGGGGTGAAAGTAGCTAATATCTCTGTCCCAGTATGATTGGCATCTTGAGCCTTTCTCTGCAGTCAGTCACCcccacttcctgttttgttttgttttgttttgttttgttttctagcacTCCAGTTCCCGCCTGAATTACCAAAGCAGCGTTCAGGGGTCTTCCCAGTCCCAGAGCACACTAGGCTATGCCTCATCTCAACAGAGTACACAGTACCACCCTTCTCACCAGACCCACCGGTACTGACCCGCAGCCCACAGCCTCTGCTCGGCCAGGACAACACAGCACAGCCTCTAGCAGGGTGGTATATTTGCATTGCAAAGAACCCCAGAATGAAGACTGTGACTCCACACAAAACTCTCAGACACTTGAGAGGAAACCTTTGCATACTGAGTGTTTGGAAGAACTAATATCTCTTCTTCATTGACTTACAGAAGATCTTGTGACGTGTCCCCAGCCCTCTTCCCTGCATGAATTCCTCGCTGACTCCCCGATGAAGCCTCTGATCTACCCCAGCACTTCTGCAACCCTTCAGCAGCTTCTGAAGGAGTTTCTGGTGCACCTTTCTCATGCTGTAGCAATCATTATTTATCTTTTCTTAGGACTCAGTGTTTTAGGAACAGGGTTCCGTGGTGTATAGTTTTATACTTCATGAACTGATTTAGCCACACAAGTCAAATGCACCTTTTAAAGCACTACACAGTCTTCACAGACTAACTGCTTTGCTCTTGGAAGTCTTAAAAAGAAACTGTTACTGTCCCAAAGTACTTTactattatgtttttatttatctctttCAGGGAAGGTCTGGTAAAAGACAGATGTGGGGCAGAGGGTACCCACAACCAAAAACAGCGTCGATCTTTGCAGCTGCCATGCTTACGCTATGAAGAACTGTAGTAGTTGGTGGTTTCTATGTACTTGTTCATGTGGAACTTAGTTCCTAGAATCATCATATTCTGAATAATATtcagtaattaaaaattataattttaaccTTCATGTAGCTAAGTCTACTTTAAAAGGGGTTTCAAGAGCTTTGATGGAATACGGTCCTTTGGGACCCACCTGGGAAATCTGAAGAGACTGTTAACTGCACTAGGACTTCACCAAGGCGTCATGCTGATCAAAGATAGCTGTTTCCCTCGCAGGAAAAGCTTCTGCGCATGTATCATCGGAGGCATTGGTTTCTCCAAGGGAGATGTTGATTCCTCAGTCTCCACATCTGGGTCAGCATGAGTGACTTTCTTACATAATCAAGGATACTCAAATCAAAGCCTGTTAATTCATCCACAGTGTTTTCCATTTGTATTTACATTAGGCATAGAGTGgctatttttaaagcatgttaAAATTTTAGGTTTTATTCATGTTCaaagtatgtattatgtatgcataattttgctgttgttactgAGACTTAACGCTGTCAAGGATCTTTTTATTGCACTGAATGCTTTCTTTTGCCCCTAGGAGAAAACTTAATAATTGTGCCTAAAAACTATGGGCAGATAGTGTAAAGTAGATGAGGTGaatatttgcatttccatgatctACGAATTAGAGGGGAGTTCTTTTTTAGCTACTTTTAAGGAATCCCTCACCCTCCAGAGTCAAGAGGAAATGTAAAGGTGTAGAGCTCCCATTGTAGTGCAGGGGGCAAGAACATCTACGTTCTGATGCTACTAGCAGCACCAGCCTTGTTTTCAATGTTTCTTGAGCTAGAAAAAGTAGCCAATTGTTGTATATGCAAactatatgcatttttaaaaactattcttgTGAACTTATCTACCTGGTTATGATACTCTGGGGTCCATATtcaagtaaaataagatttttgaaGCCAGTATACATTTTGCACTATTGATGTGATACTGTAGCCAGCCAGGACCATACTGAGTTCAGCATAATAATGCTTTTAAGTAGTAATAAAGGTTGTATGGTGACAGCATCCCAAGCCTGAAGAGGAAATTGTTGAATGCTTCCCTGGGAAGAGTTTCTGACTGGCTCCATGTATTTTTACCCcttatgtgttttaaaataagaatcaGCCTCCTGCATAATGTAGCTACCTATGTAAAGTTCTGTCTTATGCCCTAGAGCCTCTGTCCAGGGCCACTACTTCCTTACCACAGGCTCAATGCTCTGTGGggtagaaaaacaaagaacaagacaCATTCCTTTTTACAGCCAATTCAGTGACAATAAGCTCATATGGGATGTCTATGCCACTTGTAACTGTCATGTGATATATGAAGGTCCTTTTGTTTACTTCTGAACCCACTTGGACAACTATGCTTCTGAATTTATAGTAAACAGTGTTATGGGAAGCAGGTATGAGGCTGACCACTAGAGGAGAAAGCCAGTGAGTAACCGTCACTAAAGGCATCTATGCATATTTGAAATGTTCACAGCAGCCTTCAACAGCAACTGGGTGGCCCTTGCAAACAGAGCACATTCTACCAAGTGGTTGTAGGAAATCACAGAAAATAAGCTCTGTTCTTGCCCTTGAGTGAGCTCACATTTAATAAAAGACATTAGCCTCAGTTTGTgtataaaacaaaataccaacagcTCTTCGTACAAAAACTGGATACATGATTCTGGCAGTATGCACTTAAACATTCACAGGACTGGCCTGGTAAAGCTGACACACACAGGGTACCTTGTCAATTGCTTCCAGTGTAGTGTTTTCCAGGATGTAG
This DNA window, taken from Cricetulus griseus strain 17A/GY chromosome 2, alternate assembly CriGri-PICRH-1.0, whole genome shotgun sequence, encodes the following:
- the Cdk19 gene encoding cyclin-dependent kinase 19 isoform X4; this translates as MGFARLFNSPLKPLADLDPVVVTFWYRAPELLLGARHYTKAIDIWAIGCIFAELLTSEPIFHCRQEDIKTSNPFHHDQLDRIFSVMGFPADKDWEDIRKMPEYPTLQKDFRRTTYANSSLIKYMEKHKVKPDSKVFLLLQKLLTMDPTKRITSEQALQDPYFQEDPLPTLDVFAGCQIPYPKREFLNEDEPEEKGDKNQPQQQNPHQQPTAPPQQTAAPTQAPPPQQSSAQTNGTAGGAAAAAAGAGAGLQHSQDSSLNQVPPNKKPRIGPSGASSGGPVMPSDYQHSSSRLNYQSSVQGSSQSQSTLGYASSQQSTQYHPSHQTHRY
- the Cdk19 gene encoding cyclin-dependent kinase 19 isoform X3, translating into MQLPRSMVKSLLYQILDGIHYLHANWVLHRDLKPANILVMGEGPERGRVKIADMGFARLFNSPLKPLADLDPVVVTFWYRAPELLLGARHYTKAIDIWAIGCIFAELLTSEPIFHCRQEDIKTSNPFHHDQLDRIFSVMGFPADKDWEDIRKMPEYPTLQKDFRRTTYANSSLIKYMEKHKVKPDSKVFLLLQKLLTMDPTKRITSEQALQDPYFQEDPLPTLDVFAGCQIPYPKREFLNEDEPEEKGDKNQPQQQNPHQQPTAPPQQTAAPTQAPPPQQSSAQTNGTAGGAAAAAAGAGAGLQHSQDSSLNQVPPNKKPRIGPSGASSGGPVMPSDYQHSSSRLNYQSSVQGSSQSQSTLGYASSQQSTQYHPSHQTHRY